GTTACCAATGGGCCGGAGTTGACGGAGCACCCAAGAGTATCTGGTTCAACGGTAACATAGCTGTTGGTAATCGCGGCATTGCTTTAGGTGTAAATTTCAAACAGTTTAAGATCGGTGTTGAACGCAGTACAGAAGCTTCGGCGAATTTTACCAAAACACTTCAGATCTCAGATGAGGAATACATTGGTCTGGGAGTGAACCTGGGCTACACGCAGCAGCGTGGAGATTACAGCTCTCTTGATCCGGGTGATCCTGCCTTTCAGACGGAACAATACGGAACATTGTTGTACGGATTGTCAGCGTCATTAGTGAGACCTGATCGATATTATGTAGGCGTGTCTATGCCACGTTCTATTTTCGGATCAAAGGAATCCAACTATGTGCGTCAGTTTGGTCGTGACAATACGTTTTATGTATCCTCGGGAGTGATCTTTGATCTGGACAATCAGATGTACATCCGTCCGAGTTTACTGGCGAGTTACCGTCCTGTTACAGGGGTTCAGTTTGATGGTACAGTGATGTTATTCTTCCATGAGAAATTCGGTATCGGAGGAGGTTACAGACAGCGTGGAGATCTGATGGGAATGGCCGAATTCAATCTGGGCAGACTTCGGGTCGCTTACAGTTATCAGCAGAACCTGAAGAACAGTGATTTGAACCGTTACATCGCTAACAGTACCCATGAACTGGGACTGTCTGTGCGATTCG
The Sphingobacterium spiritivorum genome window above contains:
- a CDS encoding PorP/SprF family type IX secretion system membrane protein — protein: MNLKKIISGTLSLLCVSLALGQQYIDPALSGSFGKMLNPSYNALLKGGEGDAALLYRYQWAGVDGAPKSIWFNGNIAVGNRGIALGVNFKQFKIGVERSTEASANFTKTLQISDEEYIGLGVNLGYTQQRGDYSSLDPGDPAFQTEQYGTLLYGLSASLVRPDRYYVGVSMPRSIFGSKESNYVRQFGRDNTFYVSSGVIFDLDNQMYIRPSLLASYRPVTGVQFDGTVMLFFHEKFGIGGGYRQRGDLMGMAEFNLGRLRVAYSYQQNLKNSDLNRYIANSTHELGLSVRFGNQSRSRL